A window from Thermoplasmata archaeon encodes these proteins:
- the nadA gene encoding quinolinate synthase NadA, whose protein sequence is MDYAKRIMELKKELNAVLLVHNYQRPEIQDVADYLGDSLGLSMEASRTDKKVIVFCGVNFMAETAAILNPDKLVLHPEPDAKCPMAGMIDVDGLRKYKSEHPEAKVVAYVNTTAEVKAEADICCTSANAVKVCQSIPDKEIIFVPDTNLGLYVMRFVKDKKIHLWPGYCHTHRDITKKEIEELLVLHPKSEVLAHPECVPEVVDMADFVGSTEGIVKYVRNSPKHEFIVATEKEMCYRLKKENPNKEFYPPPSALCPNMKKITIEKVVQSMEQKIYPVRIDERVREKAYQPIKRMLEYTK, encoded by the coding sequence ATGGATTACGCTAAAAGGATAATGGAACTCAAGAAGGAGCTCAATGCCGTCTTGCTTGTCCACAATTACCAGCGTCCGGAAATTCAGGATGTCGCAGATTATCTCGGAGATTCGCTGGGGCTCTCCATGGAGGCGAGCAGGACAGATAAAAAAGTAATCGTATTTTGTGGTGTCAACTTTATGGCGGAGACCGCTGCAATTCTCAATCCAGATAAGCTTGTGTTACATCCAGAACCTGATGCGAAGTGTCCAATGGCAGGGATGATAGATGTAGATGGGCTTAGGAAGTATAAGAGCGAGCATCCAGAAGCAAAGGTTGTTGCCTATGTCAATACAACTGCAGAGGTGAAGGCAGAGGCGGATATTTGCTGCACCTCAGCCAACGCTGTAAAGGTCTGCCAGAGCATTCCAGATAAGGAAATAATTTTTGTACCCGACACAAATCTAGGGCTTTATGTGATGCGATTTGTAAAAGATAAAAAAATTCATCTTTGGCCGGGATATTGTCATACTCATAGAGACATAACCAAGAAGGAGATAGAGGAGTTGCTTGTCCTGCATCCAAAATCTGAGGTTCTCGCACATCCAGAATGTGTACCTGAGGTAGTTGACATGGCGGATTTTGTGGGTTCTACAGAGGGGATTGTGAAATATGTGAGAAACTCTCCGAAGCACGAGTTCATAGTGGCAACAGAGAAGGAAATGTGTTATAGATTGAAGAAGGAAAATCCAAACAAGGAATTTTATCCGCCTCCCTCCGCGCTTTGTCCTAATATGAAAAAAATTACAATTGAGAAGGTAGTTCAGAGCATGGAACAGAAAATTTACCCTGTTAGAATTGACGAACGCGTTCGTGAGAAGGCCTACCAGCCAATAAAAAGAATGTTGGAGTACACAAAATGA
- a CDS encoding 2-dehydropantoate 2-reductase has product MKVLIFGAGAIGSFVGAMLSQQHEVILVGRKPHVEKINEEGLKIDGVLTKLVKVSAREEIPGDDWDFVFITTKAYDTRNAVREILQAIDKGTIVSMQNGLNNLEVIAKELEVSGKKLEIGACITSMGVTFLEPGKIRFNGWGRTVVGSSSHNVATTLCKMLNDAMISTEVSDNILQDIWVKGVVNSAINPLTVIFNVNNGMLLRNAYLKEMLVSVAAESEEIGKVSGYISPDVDCVSQTLKVAEQTAENYSSMLQDVMKGKRTEILEINGHIVEVAERTGKKAPLNRFLVNAVSAIQSTGRRLC; this is encoded by the coding sequence ATGAAGGTGCTGATCTTTGGTGCAGGCGCCATAGGAAGCTTTGTTGGTGCGATGCTGAGCCAGCAGCATGAAGTTATCCTTGTGGGAAGAAAACCACATGTGGAAAAGATAAATGAAGAGGGTCTTAAAATAGATGGAGTTCTTACAAAATTGGTAAAAGTTAGTGCGAGGGAAGAAATTCCGGGAGATGATTGGGATTTTGTTTTTATCACTACAAAGGCCTACGATACAAGGAATGCGGTAAGAGAAATCCTGCAAGCCATAGACAAGGGCACAATTGTAAGTATGCAGAATGGATTGAATAACCTTGAGGTGATTGCGAAAGAGCTAGAAGTTAGTGGGAAGAAGTTGGAGATAGGGGCCTGTATTACGAGCATGGGAGTCACTTTTCTTGAGCCCGGAAAGATAAGGTTCAACGGTTGGGGAAGAACGGTTGTGGGAAGTTCTAGCCATAATGTCGCAACGACCTTATGCAAGATGCTGAACGACGCTATGATTTCCACAGAAGTCAGTGATAACATCCTTCAGGATATTTGGGTAAAGGGTGTTGTGAACTCTGCAATCAACCCTTTGACAGTAATCTTCAATGTGAATAATGGAATGCTTCTGCGAAATGCTTATCTGAAAGAGATGCTCGTGAGTGTGGCGGCGGAGAGCGAGGAGATAGGAAAGGTCTCAGGTTATATAAGTCCAGATGTTGACTGTGTAAGCCAGACGCTCAAAGTTGCAGAGCAAACTGCAGAAAACTATTCAAGTATGCTCCAGGATGTGATGAAAGGAAAGAGGACAGAGATACTGGAAATTAATGGACACATTGTAGAGGTTGCTGAACGTACTGGAAAAAAAGCACCGCTCAACCGATTTCTGGTGAACGCAGTCTCCGCAATACAGTCAACTGGGAGACGGCTTTGCTAA